The Reinekea marina region GTTGTATGAGTGCAACCCGATGGCCTTTTTAGCTGAGCAAGCAGGTGGTGTGGCTATTAGTGGTGTAGAAAGCCGAACTCTAGAATTAGAGCCCAGTGAGTTGCACCAGCGAGTTCCGTTCTTTGTAGGCTCGAAAAACATGGTGAATAAACTGGAGCGATTCTTAAGAGAGTTCACCTAGCCTCACTTTATAAAATACGCCGTGCGTTAATAGTCACGGCGTACCCCTCTTTTTCCTTTATTATTTACTTTTCGTCATAGCTCAATTTTATTAGCGGCCTTGTTTGTCTTGAGCGGAATCTTTACCCTGTGTTTTATTACTCATATTATAGAAATTGTGCTTAATTCATCGTTGAATGTGGCCATAAAATACAGGAATTGTCATGAATCCCGATTATTTAGACTTTGAACAGCCCATTGCTGATCTGATATCCAAAATTGACGAACTACGTCTCGTTGGTAACCGGAATGATCTAAATATCTCTGGTGAGATTGAAAAATTAAACGCTCAGTCTATTAAATTAACTGAACAGATCTTTGGGAAATTGACTTCCTGGCAAGTATCTCAGGTGGCTCGCCACCCTAAGCGCCCTTATACATTAGATTATATTGAACGCGTATTTACCGATTTTGATGAGATGCACGGTGATCGCCACTACGCGGATGATGCGGCTATTGTAGGCGGTTTGGCTCGTTTAGATGGCCAGTCTGTCATGGTTATTGGTCACCAAAAGGGTCGTGAAGTAAAAGAAAAAGTGCTTCGAAACTTTGGTATGCCTAAACCGGAAGGTTATCGTAAAGCGTTGCGGTTAATGCAAACCGCCGAGCGATTCAATATCCCTGTACTGACACTAATCGATACTCCGGGAGCCTACCCAGGCATTGGTGCTGAAGAACGCGGTCAGTCTGAAGCAATTGCTTACAATCTATTAAAGATGTCTTCACTAAAAGTACCTGTAATTGCTACCGTAATTGGTGAAGGTGGTTCAGGCGGTGCTTTGGCACTCGGCGTGTGCGATCATTTGAATATGCTGCAATACAGTACATATTCGGTCATAACACCCGAAGGCTGTGCTTCTATTTTATGGAAA contains the following coding sequences:
- a CDS encoding acetyl-CoA carboxylase carboxyltransferase subunit alpha; translated protein: MNPDYLDFEQPIADLISKIDELRLVGNRNDLNISGEIEKLNAQSIKLTEQIFGKLTSWQVSQVARHPKRPYTLDYIERVFTDFDEMHGDRHYADDAAIVGGLARLDGQSVMVIGHQKGREVKEKVLRNFGMPKPEGYRKALRLMQTAERFNIPVLTLIDTPGAYPGIGAEERGQSEAIAYNLLKMSSLKVPVIATVIGEGGSGGALALGVCDHLNMLQYSTYSVITPEGCASILWKTAERASDAAEMMGITASRLFELGLVEKVLEEPLGGAHRNVDEMAKTIQTALITQLSELKTKPIESLLEERYARLQSFGFQE